Part of the Plectropomus leopardus isolate mb chromosome 7, YSFRI_Pleo_2.0, whole genome shotgun sequence genome, GGTAATAAATCAGTGGTTCTTAAGTTCAGGTGATTATTATCTAACGAacacatatgtatattttattcctttttttgccaataGATCCCCTAAATTCTACATACTGTTTCTTCAAGTTAACAAATTAGATTTCAGTGGGATGTTTAATTGCCATTAAGACACTGCATATAGAGGGGTccttttaaaatcaataaataaataaataaaattagattgTTGCTTTATTAGTATACTTTGATCCAAGTTCATGCAAAATTAAAGCAATAAATTAgtcagacattttttgccatcacCTCATTGCTTCCTTCCTGAGAGATTGATGAGAAAATTGATGCCATTTTTGTAATAAGCTAGAGCTAGAGCCAGCAAAGCATTAGTTTATCATCAAAATTGGTCAGTGTTATAAGCCAGCCTGTctcttagttaaaaaaaacccacaattgCCTCTAAAGTTCataatttaaaactatgttcagaaacagaaatggaGAAATAacaatttgtgattttaagacAGATAACATGGTGTAAGTATGTCttattcattttgtgtatttttgagcGTGTATTGCACCAGTTAAAACAGTGTGTctccaaaaaaaagcatttactATTCCTTTCACAATGTTAAGCCATAATTGTGCAACTTTGAATTGTCAGTAAGacaatacatacatttttagcaatttcatCAGTTACTGGccataagatttttttttttttaatcaagtcttaatattttggatttttaaaatgaacacacatatactgtatatatacaacTATTTTCTGCTTTTGGAAAGACAGGAAATCATTGTATGAGGAAGTGAGCCTAAAATAGCACCTGAAACACAGGTGTCAAAGATTTTGCATATTGGGTTTCtcttgaaagaaaagaaagcaataatCTGCAGCTTGGCTCATAAGGGGCTCACATACTGTGCTGATGCCTGCTTCAAGTTTATCAACATTACTTAGTTCCCCTTTTTAGCAAACCCAAAGTtcattgtaaataaaaagaaaatggaactAATTGAACTGTTATATTGATGATTtgtgtttaaagaaacaaaacaaaacaacaaaaaaatctatttgcaGGATCTGCATATCAACCTTACCCAACAAGTCCTCAAACCTAAATTGCAACTGTCAAGTCTGTCCTTTAATTTCATACCCTGAAGTATCAAAGTACAGAGTTTTTCCACTTTGGCTACACTTCAGAGCATCTAGATGGCAATGTTTGTGCTGCAGGGGGGCTGAAAATATTGCAGCGGCCTGGGgcgaaaatttgaaaaagatttAACTTGTGGAGAATTTCAGCCGGACAacttagtgttttattttccactgCTCTAAGTGTAGAGAGCCAGTGAACatgggaagagagagaaaggggttTGACACATAACAAAGGTCCCAGCTGGAACTGAAACATGGACACTGTGGTGAAGTGAAATGCATCTTAAGCATTTAGTAGTCAGGGCACCTAATATCTTATCTTTTggtttgtaataataattataatattaatatgtttttttaaaggtacttCATGGCTACTGTTAAATTTTGGCCTTCCTTTCCTGACTGGATAACAGTTGTGCTTATtagtaaatatttgcattgcaataataatgatgataattatgtCAGTTGTTGTAGAAATGCATATTAATGTGGCATAAATTATGCTGTATATAAACATGGgtgtttgtaattttatttacgtgcttgtgaatgtgtgtgcattctTGAAGGCATATGCATTCAAGAAAATAGCTCAACGTGCACAGGcagtgtgcatgagtgtgttcAAAGTGGTTTTTGGATTAAGGTTGAGCTAACAGGATTAGAATGTTCTTCTGCCTGCATAGGCATCTTTAAATAGATCAACCTGATGCTGCTGGTGCTTAAGAGCTGCAGAGGATTTAAGGTTTGACCAGCGAGAACAAGTATTTTCAAACACAGGACTGTTTCTCCTGATCTGtcggtgagtgtgtgttgtattATGTTCAACTGAAACTTTATATTGCCAGGAAGTCAcaatttgattgatttaaagAATGTGAATTcctaaattacagaaaaaaatagttggACTAAAACAGTCAAACTTACAACTGATACAAATACGTTATTAGCAtttaattttagaaattttaTATCGGCCTTAGCTTGTAATCTTCAGTTCTACTGAGGGACCATTAAACCTTTAGTTCAGGGGTAATTATGATGTACACAATGCTGAATGACTAGGTTTCCTGTGACAGCAGAAGTCTAATTTGCATTGACATTTTGCTAGGATTGTTACATAGTTACTATAGAAAAGCTGCAAGTTGTATGTATTGTTACTGATAGCGTTAGATGTTATGTTTATTGATACACTTCCAGTGTGACGAAGTAGATGGGTTTTAATGTTTGCAAATATCTTGAAgtattcattctttttgttttgtctgttctaTATTAAATAACGGCTTTATCCTTTCACAGACATGGCTGATGTTCTGAAAAGCTTGAACCTCCTTGAGACCCTCAAAGAGTCCATGGAACTCAATAAGTTATCAGATGTCAAGGATGCAGTGGAGGATCTCCTGATCAGCAGGATAAACTTAGCTGTGATGGGGGACCGTGGGGATGAAAAAGCCACCTTTATAAACTCTCTCCGTGGCCTTGGTCCTGGGGATGATGAAGCAGCTCCATCTCTATCCACTGTTGCCCCAGAGGAAGTGGCAGGCTACCCAAACCCTAAACATCCAGACTTTCGCATGTGGGATCTTCCACCTGTCCCATCCACCTCTCTGTTTGAACCCGAGGGATACATAGAAAGAGTCAAATTTTTACGCTATAATGCTGTCTTCGTGACATTCATACAGACACCACAACCAAACAGTGTGGAGGTGTTCCTGGAAGCCCGGTCACTGCAGCAACAAACAGTGTACTTTATTCTGTTTGCTTCAgcaaaagacacagaaaaaagccTTGAAGACAAGAGGAAAGCCTGCCTGGATGTTCTTACATCACAGGGTGTGACACTGCCTAAAGTCTACCTGGTGAGACCCTCCACCCTTGAGCAGTTTGACTTCCCTTGCCTTTTGGAGGACATGGGAAGAGACCTTCCAGAGATACGAGCCCATGCCCTTATCTTGGCTTTACCAACGCTTACCTCCTCTCTGGTCTCTCAGAAAAAGGAGGCATTCAAAGCACTAGTATGGGCAGCTGCCTCACTATCTGGTGGAGTGTCAACTATTCCTGTTCCCTTTGTGGCCTCCATGGTGGACTCCAGTGTAGCTGTGCGGATTCTAACCAAAGCACAAATATCTCTGTGCTTAGACGATGAATCAGTTGAGCGACTGGCCCGACAGCGAGGTGTGGTACCAACAAGGCTTAAGGGGCTGCGGACTTGTTTACTGTCAGTGGAGGTCACCAAAGGTGAGGTGAAAAAGCGTCTGGCGGCGGCAGAAAAGGACTTGGCCACAGTTTCATCAAAGCTGGTGGAGATGGCTATGCCCAGACATGCCCGCTCTGCCAGCCGCTCCTTCGCTGCCATGCTGCAAGCCTTAAACGGCGCCATTGATGAAATGGCGGCTGATGCTGAGAAGATAGTAGCTGTTGCTCTTAGA contains:
- the irgq2 gene encoding immunity-related GTPase family, q2, whose product is MADVLKSLNLLETLKESMELNKLSDVKDAVEDLLISRINLAVMGDRGDEKATFINSLRGLGPGDDEAAPSLSTVAPEEVAGYPNPKHPDFRMWDLPPVPSTSLFEPEGYIERVKFLRYNAVFVTFIQTPQPNSVEVFLEARSLQQQTVYFILFASAKDTEKSLEDKRKACLDVLTSQGVTLPKVYLVRPSTLEQFDFPCLLEDMGRDLPEIRAHALILALPTLTSSLVSQKKEAFKALVWAAASLSGGVSTIPVPFVASMVDSSVAVRILTKAQISLCLDDESVERLARQRGVVPTRLKGLRTCLLSVEVTKGEVKKRLAAAEKDLATVSSKLVEMAMPRHARSASRSFAAMLQALNGAIDEMAADAEKIVAVALREGQ